Genomic window (Apteryx mantelli isolate bAptMan1 chromosome 32, bAptMan1.hap1, whole genome shotgun sequence):
aaaacaCTGCAGGGGTTTTTGGCAGCTGGGTTGGAGCATCCCAGCGTCGCACCTCAAtgccctgggcacagagacaCTCGTCTGCAGCCTCAAATCTGCCACCCCAAAATCCTCACTGGCATCAGGGTGGGGGGAATTCCCCAAATCTGCCACTCACCCCCCAAAACATCCCTTCTGTCCGGCCTCACCCCTTTCCCCAAGAGGTTTTATTGGGTTTTGAAGCCTTTAAGTGCCACCGTGGCCTCGCGCTGGGAGGTTGCACCGGCAAGGAGAAAAGCCCAAAATTTgaacaaaggggggggggaatcccccAAAAACGCTTGGAAAAGGGCAAGCCCCACGCGGGCCACGGGATGACGCAGCGCAGCGTTGCAGGCCATTACGGGCGCTGAATAACGTCAAAACCGGGAATCGCCCCCGCGCCAGCCGACCGCGGAATTTTGTTTTGATGGGAAAACGCCGGTGGCGCGGCCGAAACGGGAGAAAAGGAGGCAGCGATTTCACGCAACGCCGCCGATGTCATTTAATATCTATTTAACAGGGATGAGGCTGAATCGATGCagagtgtgtgtggtggggggggggttgaggcaaggggggacccaggcatccgggttcCCCCCCCCTCAGCCTCGACTGCGCAGCTgccgttgggggggggaaggccgAGAACTAGCGAGAACCCAGGTGCCCGGGCCCTGCCCCCACCCTGGAGATGGACCCAGGTGcccgggttccccccccccagcacattaaagaaggacccaggcgtccgggtccccccccccagcacattaaagaaggacccaggcgtcggaggcctccccccgcccccaacacagtagaaaagggcccaggcgtccgggttcccccccccccaacacactaTAGAgagaaggacccaggtgtccgggtccccccccccaaacacactagaaaagggcccaggcgtccgggtcgccctccccccccccccccccagcaggacccaggtgtccgagccCCTCCCCCGCGAGCACCCAGCCCGCCCTTCCCCCACCCACCCTCCGCCCCCTCCTCCGCCTCCCCCCCGCGCATGCGCGGAGctcccgcctccctcccctcccgcgCCGAAGCGGCGCGCAGGCGCCCTGCGCGCTCCCTTCCCCCTCCGCCGCCGCACGGCGCATGCGCGGCcgcgctcctccccctcccccttcccccctcccgcccTTGCGCTGAGGCaccgaggcggcggcggagcggagcgggaccGAGGCGCCCGGGCGCAGCATGGAGGCGCCTCCGGCGCCGCCGTCGGTGCCGCCGGCGCCGTGTAGCGCGGCGCGGAGCCTGCAGGACGAGCTGACGTGCCCGGTGTGCCTGGAGTACTTCACGGACCCGGTGCTGGTGGCCGAGTGCGGCCACAACTTCTGCCGCGCCTGCGTGACGCAGTGCTGGGAGGACTCGGCGCGGCGCCTCTGCTGCCCGCAGTGCCGCGAGCCGGTGCCGCAGCGCCTCTTCCGCCCCAACCGCTCCCTCGGCAACATCGTGCACATCGTGCGGCAGCTCGGGttgccgccgggccccgccgagccgccgccggggccgcccgcgcccgcgccgccgctgcccgccggagccgccggggccggtggcgtcggaggaggaggaggagcggggggcccgccgcgctgcccccgccacGGCGAGCCGCTGCGGCTCTACTGCGTGCAGGACCGCCGCGCCGTCTGCGTCGTCTGCCACCTCTCCCGCGAGCACCGCGCCCACACCGTGCTGCCCGCCGAGGAGGCGGCCCACGCCGCCGAGGTCAGCGGGGGCCCGCCGGGAGGGACGGGGACCGCCCCCCCGGGGTGCATTGGGGACCCTCCGAGGGTGTGGGGTGCAGTAGGGACCCCCCCGGGGTGCTTTAGGGACCCTTTGAGGGTGTGGGGTGCAGTAGGGACCCCCCCGGGGTGCTTTAGGGACCCTTTGAGGGTGTGGGGTGCAGTAGGGACCCCCCCGGGGTGCTTTAGGGACCCTTTGAGGGTGTGGGGTGCAGTAGGGACCCCCCCGGGGTGCTTTAGGGACCCTTTGAGGGTGTGGGGTGCATTAGGGGCCCCCCCGGGGTGCTTTAGGGACCCTCCGAGGGTGTGGGGTGCAGTAGGGACCCCCCCCAGAGTGCCCTGGGGACCTTTCCAGGGCTTAGGGTGCAATAGGAACCCCCCCGGAGCGCAGTAGGGAACCCCCGAGGGTGGGGGGGTACATTAGGGACCCCCCCAGCGTGCCCTAGGGACCCCCCCGGGGCTTGGGGTGCAATAGGGACCCCCACTGCCTGCAATAGGGACCCCTCCTGGGGTGCAAGGTGCAATAGGGCCCCCCCTCGATgaaccgggacccccccccggggtgccATAGGGATCCCCCTCAGAGTGTGGGGTGCAGCAGGGACCCCCCCGGGGTGTGGGGTGCAATAGGGGTCCCTCCCACCTGCGATAGGGAGCTCCCTCCAGGTGCAAGGTGCAATAAGCCCCCCGCAGGTGCAGTAGGGCCCCTCCTCGGGTGAATCAGGGCCCCTTTCCAGGGTATGGAGTGCAATAGAGACTCCTCAGGGTGTGAGAGACCCCCCCCCAGGCAAGGGGTGCAATAGAGACACCCCCAGAGCATATGGGACCTGCTCCGAGGTGGGTGCCCCCATGCCCAGTGGGGCTGCACCCCCCCCACTTCCAGGGCTGGGTGTTGCcctgtgcaatggggtgcagcaGAGGTGGGGCAGCCCCCaaatctctccccccccccccaaatgaggTTGCCCCGTGCGACAGGGCAGGGTGGGGGCACCCTTGGGTCCCCTCGGCGTTGGGGGCCGCCAAGCAGGGCCACCTcggcccctcttcccccccctgcGCAGCAGCGCAAGCGCGGCTGTGCatcccgcccccctcctccttcctcagTGCAATCCTCCGGGATTTGGAAATTCCCGGATGAGACTCGTCCTCGTCCCCCCCCCAGGGTGCAAAAGGGAGCCTGGCTGGACTGGGCCCATACTGGGAGTGTTGGGAGACCAGTGCAGAGTAACAGCACGGGGCCGGGAATCTCCCGGAGCCGCCTTTGTGCAGGGGCGAACATGTAAAATAACACCGGGAACCCCAAAACGGCAGCGTCTCCGTGCAAAAACCCTCCGGAACTAACCCAAAGCCTCAGCTTGTCAGGGAAAAAGagtttctttagctttttttttaattttctgcccCCTTTAAAAACAACGCAGGGCGACGTGACGTGACGCAGGGCTCCCGGAGGTTTGTGCTCCTGGCAAAATCCCGCAGGGCTCCGATGCGTTCTGCGTCGCGGGggatttttctccccccccccccctttatcgTGCAAAATAACACCGGATTAAGACATGTGTGAGCGCCCGGAGAGGCCAGGCCTcgcgtttggggttttttttttcttcccagcaggGTGGAGGCGGCGGAGAAAAACCAGCGAGGGAGGCAAGATGCCGGATGTTTGCTGCGCAGCCGAGGtggcggggagggaggaggaggagggagggtggcaccatcgcAACCACGTAGCGACGTCTCTAGAGCAGGGAATTCAACGCTGGGACTGCTGAAATGCGGATCGGGCCAGACCTCGGCTTTTTGGGCAGGATCGGTGTCCGTTAGGAGCCCGCTCTGTGCTGTAATAATCAGCTTTTTTGCTCCTAAGCGTGGTCGCCACGTATTAATTTTGGTCCCTTATTGGCGCCGCTGCAGAATCAAGGCAGGAGAGGAAGCCGAACGctttaatactgattttttttttttttgctgaattagCTGCGGGCGTGCGGTGCCGCGGAGCCGACACCTGCCGTCCTCCTCCTCGGAGAGCAATCGGAGGGAAACGGGAGCTGAATTTGGTGTCgtcttccccctcttccccaccAAATTTGGGATCTTGGCCTTTTTTAGGATGGCCGAGTCCCTAGGCGGTTGCCCCATTGGATTTTTCCTTGCTAATCTGCCGCTTTTACactttttcagtgcttttctttttctttttgtcttcaaaGACTGGTCAGTGAGTCAGCGGCTGCCCCAAGGCCTCCGCTTGCAAACCCTGCCCCTGTTTCCAAGGCCTTTGACTTTATCCCGGCGCTTAAATTCCGCCTTATCGCCTGCTGGCCGGCCCCCGTTTCGCGCAGCCGGTTCTCGCAGCTTAGCTAATGTTAAAAGTCCTTGCGGCTTTGCAGTTGATCTTCCCTAAAAGGGCTGTTGGAGCTGCTGCCGAAAAGCTCCGCTGCTTTTTGTTTCGTGTTGCTAGGAGCCTCTCGGCTCGGCCTTCGCTGGAGGTCAAACGACTTCAGCGAGGACAGGCGCCGCCGCGGTGGTTTTTTTTCGCGTGAGAAAGCCGGGAGCGAATTTAACGCGGAGCTGGCAGCCGCGGGGAAAACCGGCGTCTCCTCCTCGGAGGGGTTTGGCTGGAAAAATCCAGCAGCCTCTCGCTTGCTTGCGGCCGGGCTCGGATGTGAAAGCTGATCCGTTTCCgagaggagctgggaggagagacGGGGCGGAAGGGATTTCGTGGCAGTGGGACACGGTGGTTGGCGTTTGGTTGCAGGCAGCTAAAAACTCACTgcgacatatatatatatatatatattttttttttttcttattttttcctactacctttttctccctcctcctgctcagCCTGGCTCCAAACTGCTCAGGCCACTTCAGGGGCAGGTTTTGGACCCGTCTTTCTTGCTGTGCCCGAACCAAAAGATCGAGATTAACCGGAACGTGGTGCTGTGATAGGCCTCACCCTCGTTTAGGTTAATTGTGTTCTTTGGGACCTAAAGGAGGTTTGAAATtcgggtgctgctgccagccagggAGGGAGTCTCCCGCTACCCCATTCCTCTGCGTTCCCAGATAAGAAGGATCCCCAACATATCtatatatttcccttttttttccccttttctccttcAGGAGGTGCCACAGGAGCATTTGAGCTCCCTGAGGAAAGGGCGCGAAGAAGCCAAGGCTGAGAGGGAGAGGCAGAGCGAAGAGCTGCTGGTGAGTGCCGCGGAGCAAGGgtttcccagccctgccccaacccccccccctttcccggaGCCGGGAGAACTGCGGGAACACCGGCCTCACGCGGGTGGGTTTCCCCTCTCCGTTTTGCAGAAGCAGACGGAAGTGGAGAGGCAGAAGATTGTGGCCGAGTGCAAGGAGCTCCGGGGtttcctggaggagaaggagcagcTCTTGCTGTCCCGCCTGGAGGAGCTCGACAGAGACATCGTCAAGAGGAGAGATGAGAGCGTCTCCCGGCTCTCCGAGGAGATTTCCCAGCTTGATAAGCTGCTGGGCGAGAGGGGAGGAGAAAACGGCTCGGGAAACCAGTCTGGGCAGGTGAGACTGGCACGAGAGGTCCTGGGATGTGTCTTCCATGACCTCCAGGGTGGGTGTAGCAAGGTGTAAAACCCCGGAGAGCTCCGGGCTGGGATTTCTGGTGGGGAAAAAACGGGTTACAGAGGTTGCCGGATGCTGCCATGCTCTGCTGGAGAGTGGCTCGGATCTGGGGAACTTGGTTAGCTCCGTTTTGGAGCTGGCTCATCCCTGAGTCAGGGTTTCGACTTGCCGCAGGACTTTGCTGCTCTGTTTGAGGTGGGAACCCAAAATTCAGCGCAGCTGCGGGGGCAAAAATGGGCTTTTCTAGTAATGATGCTGTTCAGGCCCCTCTAAGAAACACCAAAACCTCCAaacatttcagtttatttttcactTCGTCCTTGCTGTGACCCTTGAATCCTCGTGGCCTTTACTGCGCGTTGGCAAACacgatttttcttaatttttttactaAATTAAGATGCGTGTGGCTTTTTCCTCCCTACCCacaccaaagaaaaaaacagaaaaaaacgtATAATTCTGCTATCTCCACGTGTCCAGTTGCATTCTTCCCTGGAAAACGTTTCAGGGAGTCCTTTAAGTTTTGAGCTGCCGAAGGCTTGAGCTCGCTCCGCTGCCCCCGCGGGGTGTGGAGACACGATTCCCGTGCCGAAACTGcacggggaaaccgaggcaccctccgagcagcagggctggcctt
Coding sequences:
- the LOC106500489 gene encoding E3 ubiquitin-protein ligase TRIM7-like, which encodes MEAPPAPPSVPPAPCSAARSLQDELTCPVCLEYFTDPVLVAECGHNFCRACVTQCWEDSARRLCCPQCREPVPQRLFRPNRSLGNIVHIVRQLGLPPGPAEPPPGPPAPAPPLPAGAAGAGGVGGGGGAGGPPRCPRHGEPLRLYCVQDRRAVCVVCHLSREHRAHTVLPAEEAAHAAEEVPQEHLSSLRKGREEAKAERERQSEELLKQTEVERQKIVAECKELRGFLEEKEQLLLSRLEELDRDIVKRRDESVSRLSEEISQLDKLLGERGGENGSGNQSGQGVATAGSSFESWMFCKPEAGFTELEKKLKSFSQKSAVLKEVLLEFKENLRFELENDTGDLSLDPDTANPYLVLSEDKRSVRLRSAPQELPANPKRFDYSFCVLAAEGFVAGRHYWEVEVGDGDSWVLGAARESVRRKEKIDFAPEEGIWAVGLNWKGKNWDQYQAFTSPETPLSLCERPRKIGVYLDYEGGWVAFYNADNMAPIFTFTAAFTEKIFPFFWLFYVGSSLSLCN